In Tenacibaculum pacificus, a single window of DNA contains:
- a CDS encoding RNA polymerase sigma factor gives MIALNTKKKHIDQLIAYCKKGNHSAQMQVYNSYYKAMYNTSYRILKDDFEAEDIIQEAFLTAFTKLNTFKGEVSFGAWLKRIVINKSLTQLKKNNRYETVKMEVIPNSEIEEPEIDYTSLDVKQVMNCLLKLKENYRIILTLNLIEGYDYEEISQILNYTNENVRTTISRAKKKLKQEILTKTTKNQIYGR, from the coding sequence ATGATAGCTTTAAATACTAAAAAAAAACATATCGATCAATTAATAGCATACTGTAAAAAAGGCAATCACTCTGCACAAATGCAAGTGTATAATAGTTATTATAAAGCTATGTATAATACGTCATATCGTATCTTAAAAGATGATTTTGAAGCTGAAGATATAATTCAAGAAGCTTTTTTAACTGCTTTTACAAAATTAAATACATTTAAAGGTGAGGTTAGTTTTGGTGCTTGGCTAAAAAGGATCGTAATTAATAAAAGTCTTACACAGCTAAAGAAAAACAATCGTTATGAAACAGTAAAAATGGAAGTTATTCCTAATTCTGAAATAGAAGAACCAGAAATAGATTATACATCTTTAGATGTAAAACAGGTTATGAATTGTTTACTTAAGTTAAAAGAAAATTACCGAATAATACTTACTTTAAATTTAATTGAAGGATATGATTATGAAGAAATATCTCAAATATTAAATTATACAAACGAAAATGTACGCACAACAATATCAAGAGCTAAAAAGAAATTAAAGCAAGAAATACTTACTAAAACAACAAAAAATCAAATATATGGAAGATAA
- a CDS encoding TonB-dependent receptor domain-containing protein, producing the protein MKLKLKDYSILIIAILTFSVTFAQYTVSGKVLNSKGKGINSVEVYSANSGVLIKTNATGNYKITDLPKGNIKLVFFSYNYNIVEKKINLTADSKLNITLDYIGEELSEVVINQRQRKVFALKRLKKVEGTAIYAGKKSEVVLLGETISNKAANNARQIYSQVVGLNIYENDDAGLQLNIGGRGLDPNRTSNFNTRQNGYDISADVLGYPESYYTPPAEALKEIQVVRGAASLQYGTQFGGLLNFKLNEPNKNKEFELVTRQSTGSFGLINSFNSVGGTIGKTGYYGYANYKQGDGFRPNSEFTSINIYGHVNHKLSEKTTLTVEATYLNYLAKQAGGLTDTMFNEYPTQSNRTRNWFRVNWNLWAVKFDHDFNEKSRLSVKFFGLDASRKAVGYRGQYKFPTLNPISAEDELLFDNQYDVRDLVSGTFKNWGVETRFLSEYNLGNQKNIYLLGVKYYQARNSEVQGEGTRGVDADFTLVPSESYHNSDFVFPNKNLAVFGEHIFNVTDKISITPGFRFEYIKTESDGAYRTIIRDGAGDAVAFEDATDNRVKERNFALLGIGASYKPSNSFEMYGNVSQNYRSVTFNDIRTVSPSFVVDEFIEDEKGATGDVGFRGRWNNIISYDISGYGLYYNNRIGLVIEDEGEHKGDRLRTNIGNAFIYGFESLIDVNLATALNLDTNYSLSVFNNLALTKSEYTESVYKNVKGKEVEFIPFINLKSGTKFGYKNFLGSLQFTHLSEQFTDATNSGIDEEGSNREGTVGPIPAYSIVDASFSYSYKKWKIETGINNLLNQNYFTRRATGYPGPGILPASPRSYYLTLEFKL; encoded by the coding sequence ATGAAATTAAAATTAAAGGATTATAGTATTCTTATAATAGCAATACTTACTTTTTCTGTAACTTTTGCACAATATACCGTATCAGGAAAAGTATTAAATTCAAAAGGAAAAGGTATTAATAGTGTAGAAGTATATAGTGCTAATAGCGGTGTGTTAATAAAAACAAATGCTACTGGTAATTATAAAATAACTGATTTGCCAAAAGGAAACATAAAACTTGTTTTCTTTTCTTATAATTATAATATTGTAGAAAAAAAGATTAATTTAACGGCAGATTCAAAGTTAAATATTACGCTTGATTATATTGGTGAAGAGTTATCTGAAGTTGTAATTAATCAAAGACAACGTAAAGTTTTTGCCTTAAAAAGATTAAAAAAAGTAGAAGGAACTGCTATTTATGCAGGTAAAAAATCAGAAGTAGTTTTATTAGGGGAAACAATTAGTAATAAAGCAGCAAATAATGCTCGTCAAATTTATAGTCAAGTAGTTGGATTGAATATTTATGAAAATGATGATGCTGGTTTACAATTAAATATTGGTGGTAGAGGTTTAGATCCTAATAGAACATCAAACTTTAATACGCGTCAAAATGGATACGATATTAGTGCCGATGTTTTAGGATATCCTGAAAGTTATTATACGCCTCCTGCTGAAGCTTTAAAAGAAATACAAGTTGTACGTGGTGCAGCTTCATTACAATATGGAACTCAATTTGGTGGTTTACTTAATTTTAAATTAAATGAACCAAATAAAAATAAAGAATTTGAACTTGTAACAAGACAATCTACAGGATCTTTTGGATTAATAAATTCATTTAATAGCGTAGGTGGTACTATCGGTAAAACAGGATATTATGGATATGCTAATTACAAACAAGGTGATGGATTTAGACCTAATTCAGAATTTACTTCTATCAATATTTATGGGCATGTAAATCATAAATTATCAGAAAAAACAACCTTAACTGTTGAAGCTACTTATTTAAATTATTTAGCAAAACAAGCAGGAGGATTAACCGATACAATGTTTAATGAATATCCTACACAAAGTAATCGTACAAGAAATTGGTTTCGTGTAAATTGGAATTTATGGGCTGTAAAATTTGATCATGATTTTAATGAAAAAAGCAGATTAAGTGTTAAATTTTTCGGTTTAGATGCATCAAGAAAAGCGGTAGGTTATAGAGGTCAATATAAGTTTCCTACTTTAAATCCTATATCAGCAGAAGATGAATTATTATTTGATAATCAATATGATGTTAGAGATTTAGTATCAGGTACTTTTAAAAATTGGGGAGTTGAAACACGTTTTTTATCAGAATATAATCTCGGAAATCAAAAAAACATTTATTTACTAGGAGTTAAATATTATCAAGCAAGAAATTCAGAAGTACAAGGAGAAGGTACTAGAGGTGTAGATGCTGATTTTACGCTTGTTCCATCTGAAAGTTATCATAATTCTGATTTTGTTTTTCCTAATAAAAACTTAGCGGTATTTGGTGAACATATTTTTAATGTTACCGATAAAATATCAATTACGCCAGGTTTTCGTTTTGAGTATATAAAAACAGAAAGTGATGGAGCATATAGAACTATTATTAGAGATGGAGCAGGAGATGCTGTAGCTTTTGAAGATGCTACTGATAATCGAGTAAAAGAAAGGAATTTTGCTTTATTAGGTATTGGTGCAAGTTATAAACCATCTAATTCTTTTGAAATGTATGGTAATGTATCTCAAAATTACAGATCGGTAACATTTAATGATATTCGTACAGTTAGCCCTAGTTTTGTTGTTGATGAATTTATTGAAGATGAAAAAGGTGCTACAGGTGATGTTGGTTTTAGAGGGCGTTGGAATAATATCATATCTTATGATATTAGCGGATACGGACTTTATTATAATAATAGAATAGGTTTAGTTATTGAAGATGAAGGAGAGCATAAAGGAGATAGATTACGTACTAATATTGGTAATGCTTTTATCTATGGATTTGAAAGTTTAATTGATGTGAATTTAGCAACAGCTCTTAATTTAGATACTAATTATTCATTAAGTGTTTTTAATAATTTAGCCTTAACTAAATCAGAATATACCGAATCTGTTTATAAAAATGTAAAAGGAAAAGAAGTAGAATTTATTCCTTTTATAAACCTAAAATCAGGTACTAAATTTGGATATAAAAATTTCTTAGGAAGTTTACAATTTACTCATTTATCGGAACAATTTACAGATGCAACAAATAGTGGAATTGATGAAGAAGGTAGTAATAGAGAAGGAACTGTTGGTCCAATTCCTGCTTATTCAATTGTAGATGCATCTTTTTCTTATTCATATAAAAAATGGAAAATAGAAACAGGAATAAATAATTTGTTAAATCAAAATTATTTTACTCGTAGAGCAACAGGATATCCAGGACCAGGTATTTTACCAGCTTCTCCAAGAAGTTATTACTTAACTTTAGAATTTAAATTATAG
- a CDS encoding beta/alpha barrel domain-containing protein, which produces MDSIKIIECPRDAMQGIKSHFISTEAKAKYINSLLKVGFDTIDFGSFVSPKAIPQMRDTAEVLSKLDLSKTRSKLLAIVANVRGANDAAQFEEIDYLGYPFSISENFQMRNTHKTIEQSVDTLKEVLSIANRSNKEVVAYMSMGFGNPYGDPWNIEIVGEWTEKLSNLGVKILSLSDTVGSSTPEDINYIFSNLIPSYPEIEFGAHLHTTPEKWHEKVDSAFKAGCKRFDGAIKGYGGCPMAKDELIGNMPTEKLLSYFNVQKAETNLKPMSFESAYNKALELFKI; this is translated from the coding sequence ATTGACAGTATAAAAATTATAGAATGTCCTCGTGATGCGATGCAAGGAATAAAAAGTCATTTTATTTCTACTGAGGCAAAGGCAAAATATATCAATTCCTTATTAAAAGTAGGTTTTGATACCATTGATTTTGGAAGTTTTGTATCACCTAAAGCAATTCCTCAAATGAGGGATACTGCTGAGGTTTTATCAAAGTTAGATTTATCAAAAACAAGAAGTAAATTATTAGCAATTGTAGCGAATGTTAGAGGTGCAAATGATGCAGCTCAATTTGAAGAGATTGATTATTTAGGATATCCTTTTTCTATATCTGAGAATTTTCAAATGCGTAACACACATAAAACAATTGAACAATCGGTAGATACTTTAAAAGAAGTATTATCTATTGCTAATAGAAGTAATAAAGAAGTTGTGGCATATATGTCAATGGGTTTTGGAAACCCTTATGGAGATCCGTGGAATATAGAAATTGTAGGAGAATGGACAGAAAAATTATCTAATTTAGGTGTTAAAATTTTATCTTTATCCGATACCGTTGGTAGTTCAACTCCTGAAGATATAAATTATATATTTTCAAATTTAATACCTAGTTACCCTGAAATAGAGTTTGGTGCTCATTTACATACTACGCCTGAAAAATGGCATGAAAAAGTAGATAGTGCTTTTAAAGCAGGATGTAAACGTTTTGATGGAGCAATAAAAGGTTATGGAGGTTGTCCAATGGCAAAAGACGAGTTAATAGGTAATATGCCTACGGAAAAATTATTATCCTATTTTAATGTCCAAAAAGCTGAAACAAATTTAAAACCAATGAGTTTTGAAAGTGCTTATAATAAGGCTCTTGAGCTCTTTAAAATATAA
- a CDS encoding HTTM domain-containing protein, with the protein MIKGIQQYLKKNTEAAPLAVFRIFFGFMMLLSLLRFTYKGWIDQLYIQPKFAFSFYGFEWIKPLGNYTYIIFLICAISTILITIGYKYKTAVLVFFLSFSYIELMDKTYYLNHYYFVSLIAFILFFLPANAYFSVDAKLNEKISYQKIPNWTIDCLKLMLAIVYFYAGLAKLNSDWLFRASPLNIWLPIQNNLPLVGVFMPKTWFHFVMSWSGAIYDLTIPFLLFYKRTRLYAFIIVVIFHVFTRILFSIGMFPYIMIVSTIIFFDAKVHHKILAIFASFFKISKTYFDQNKVLFKAKKQQVILNVLALFFVFQILFPFRYLLYPGELFWNEEGYRFSWRVMLIEKAGFAEFKIVDKETKQQFYINNREYLSAIQEKQMSFQSDFILQFAHFLGDTYKQKGMKNPQVFVDSYVTLNGRLSTKFIDSKIDLYQQKESFKHKNWIIPFNHEIKIKGL; encoded by the coding sequence ATGATTAAAGGTATTCAACAATACTTAAAAAAAAATACGGAAGCCGCTCCATTAGCTGTTTTCCGTATTTTTTTTGGTTTTATGATGCTTTTAAGTTTACTGCGTTTCACTTATAAAGGTTGGATTGATCAATTATATATTCAACCTAAATTTGCTTTTTCTTTTTATGGTTTTGAATGGATAAAGCCTCTAGGAAATTACACTTATATAATATTTTTAATTTGTGCAATTTCAACAATATTAATAACTATTGGTTATAAATATAAAACCGCAGTTTTAGTGTTTTTTCTAAGTTTTTCTTATATAGAATTAATGGATAAAACATATTATTTAAATCATTATTACTTTGTTAGTTTAATCGCTTTTATCTTATTTTTTTTACCAGCAAATGCTTATTTTTCAGTAGATGCAAAATTGAATGAAAAAATAAGTTATCAAAAAATACCAAATTGGACAATTGATTGTTTAAAATTAATGTTAGCGATTGTTTATTTTTATGCAGGTTTAGCAAAATTAAATTCAGATTGGTTATTTAGAGCATCTCCATTAAATATTTGGCTTCCTATACAGAATAATTTACCTTTAGTCGGTGTTTTTATGCCAAAAACATGGTTTCATTTTGTCATGAGTTGGTCAGGAGCTATTTACGATTTAACAATTCCTTTTCTATTATTTTATAAAAGAACTCGTTTATATGCCTTTATAATCGTTGTAATATTTCATGTTTTTACAAGGATATTATTTTCAATAGGTATGTTTCCGTATATAATGATTGTTTCTACAATTATATTTTTCGATGCAAAGGTGCATCATAAAATATTAGCTATATTTGCATCTTTTTTTAAAATATCTAAAACTTATTTTGATCAAAATAAAGTTCTTTTTAAAGCGAAAAAACAACAAGTAATACTTAATGTATTAGCTCTTTTCTTTGTTTTTCAAATCTTATTTCCTTTCAGATATTTATTATATCCTGGTGAATTATTTTGGAATGAAGAAGGATATCGTTTTTCTTGGAGAGTTATGCTAATAGAAAAAGCAGGATTTGCAGAGTTTAAAATAGTAGATAAAGAAACCAAACAGCAATTTTATATCAATAATAGAGAATATTTATCTGCTATTCAAGAAAAGCAAATGAGTTTTCAGTCAGATTTTATACTACAATTTGCACATTTTTTAGGTGATACTTATAAACAAAAAGGAATGAAGAATCCACAAGTTTTTGTAGATAGTTATGTTACATTAAATGGCAGATTAAGTACAAAATTTATAGATTCTAAAATAGATTTATATCAACAAAAAGAAAGTTTTAAGCACAAAAACTGGATTATACCATTTAATCATGAAATTAAAATTAAAGGATTATAG
- a CDS encoding imelysin family protein, translating to MKNLIYIAFVFILVGCGSDGSGNTPSNPDSFKRKEMLTFWAEQIIIPGYTDFNTKTNQLNTTVQSFTTTPSVENLNLARDAWKKAYIAWQKVSMFQVGKAQDLNMVNCMNTIPASTEKITSYAISGTYNLESPNLYPVQGFPALDYLLNGLGTDNEIVIFYTSATNASKYKTYLNDITKRVADLTKMVSDDWTGSYKQTFIDNDGYTDVSSVDKLVNFYIIPFFEKELRDNKIATPSGARTGEAESEKVEGYYNRNISKELFTTALLATKNFFKGIGNNGVEGKSLQQYLEFLKRKDLVDIINAKFDDIDNKVTLLNDDFASQIESDKTVFLNTYDSLQSLLKSFKPDMMSALSIKNNSTDADND from the coding sequence ATGAAAAATTTAATATATATCGCTTTTGTTTTTATCTTGGTTGGTTGTGGTTCTGATGGCAGTGGAAACACACCTTCAAACCCTGATAGTTTTAAAAGAAAAGAAATGCTAACTTTTTGGGCTGAACAAATTATTATCCCTGGTTACACTGACTTCAATACAAAAACAAATCAGTTAAATACAACTGTGCAATCATTTACAACTACGCCTTCAGTAGAAAATTTAAACTTAGCGAGAGATGCATGGAAAAAAGCATACATCGCTTGGCAAAAAGTGTCTATGTTTCAAGTAGGAAAGGCACAAGATTTAAATATGGTAAATTGTATGAATACAATACCAGCGAGTACTGAAAAAATAACATCATACGCTATATCTGGTACATATAATTTAGAATCACCAAACTTATATCCTGTTCAAGGTTTTCCTGCTTTAGATTATTTATTAAATGGTTTAGGTACAGATAATGAAATAGTTATTTTTTATACATCAGCAACTAATGCTAGTAAATATAAAACATATTTAAATGATATAACTAAAAGAGTTGCCGATTTAACTAAAATGGTTTCTGATGATTGGACTGGAAGTTACAAACAAACTTTTATTGATAATGACGGATATACAGATGTAAGTAGTGTTGATAAATTAGTGAATTTTTACATTATTCCTTTTTTCGAAAAAGAGTTAAGAGATAATAAAATAGCAACACCTTCAGGAGCTAGAACAGGTGAAGCTGAATCAGAAAAAGTAGAAGGGTATTATAATAGAAATATTTCTAAAGAGCTTTTTACAACAGCATTATTAGCTACTAAAAACTTTTTCAAAGGAATAGGAAACAATGGTGTTGAAGGTAAAAGCTTACAACAATATTTAGAGTTTTTAAAACGTAAAGATTTAGTTGATATAATCAATGCCAAATTTGATGATATAGATAATAAAGTTACATTGTTAAATGATGATTTTGCAAGTCAAATTGAGTCAGATAAAACAGTTTTTTTAAATACATATGATTCTTTACAATCATTATTAAAAAGTTTTAAGCCTGATATGATGAGTGCTTTGAGTATTAAAAATAATTCTACGGATGCAGATAATGATTAA
- a CDS encoding bifunctional metallophosphatase/5'-nucleotidase yields MKQVKFLLATIIIFFIIGCSSQKHTQSSSKAVYQFNKQAEKTYFNILQLNDVYEIAPIQGGKFGGMARVETVHQNLLKENKNTMLVLAGDFLNPSLIGTMKVDGSRVKGKQMVEVMNAMNFDFVAFGNHELDLSYNSLQERLNESNFDWISSNVLHNKEGKHYYFQKIINGKKENLEDSYIKEYLNPDGSILKVGFISACIPSNPKSYVYYGDVYEEIKRAYREIKDKVDVVIGLTHLTIEQDKKVAELLPNVHLIMGGHEHTNSYDKVGNVVITKADANAKTVYIHRFEYDSATKKIQLKSELKEINNKIPKDKKVGVIVDKWQNILKNKIQDIVSNPYEIIYKTKIPLEARETPIRSEQTSMGEIIAKAMSFSYDDTVDCALVNGGSIRIDDRLFGKISVIDIFRVLPYGGAVLKVDIKGGLLKEVLEYGQNAIGTGAYLQRYNASKKQDKWIIGTNVIDENKIYKVAFSDYLLKGLDIPMLNEKNNNVLSVYKPKNSELTFDIRKAVISYLKKQ; encoded by the coding sequence ATGAAACAAGTTAAATTTTTATTAGCAACTATAATAATTTTTTTTATTATTGGTTGTAGTTCACAAAAACACACACAGAGTTCATCAAAAGCTGTTTATCAATTTAATAAACAAGCAGAAAAAACATATTTTAATATACTTCAACTAAATGATGTTTACGAAATAGCTCCTATTCAAGGAGGTAAATTTGGTGGTATGGCGAGAGTCGAAACTGTACATCAAAACTTATTAAAAGAAAATAAAAATACAATGCTTGTTTTGGCAGGTGATTTTTTAAACCCATCTTTAATTGGGACCATGAAAGTTGACGGATCTCGTGTTAAAGGTAAGCAAATGGTTGAGGTAATGAATGCAATGAACTTTGATTTTGTTGCATTTGGTAATCATGAGTTAGACTTAAGTTATAATAGTTTACAAGAAAGATTAAATGAAAGTAATTTTGACTGGATTTCATCAAATGTATTACATAATAAAGAAGGTAAACATTATTATTTCCAAAAGATAATTAACGGTAAAAAAGAAAACTTAGAAGATTCTTATATTAAAGAATACTTAAATCCTGATGGATCTATATTAAAAGTAGGTTTTATAAGTGCTTGTATTCCTTCAAATCCTAAAAGCTATGTTTATTATGGTGATGTTTATGAAGAAATAAAAAGAGCATATAGAGAAATTAAAGATAAAGTAGATGTTGTTATTGGTTTAACACATTTAACAATTGAACAAGATAAAAAAGTAGCAGAATTATTGCCAAATGTTCACTTAATAATGGGAGGGCATGAACATACTAATAGTTACGATAAAGTAGGTAATGTAGTTATTACAAAAGCAGATGCGAATGCTAAAACAGTATACATACATCGATTTGAATATGATTCAGCAACTAAAAAAATTCAATTAAAATCAGAGTTAAAAGAAATTAATAATAAAATTCCTAAAGATAAAAAAGTAGGTGTTATTGTTGATAAATGGCAAAATATTTTAAAAAATAAAATTCAAGATATTGTATCGAATCCATATGAAATTATCTATAAAACTAAAATCCCTTTAGAAGCAAGAGAAACACCTATTAGAAGTGAGCAAACAAGTATGGGTGAAATTATAGCAAAAGCAATGAGTTTTTCTTATGATGATACTGTTGATTGTGCACTAGTAAATGGAGGGTCTATTCGTATTGATGATAGATTATTCGGAAAAATAAGTGTGATTGATATTTTTAGAGTTTTACCTTATGGAGGTGCTGTTTTAAAAGTTGATATAAAGGGAGGTTTATTGAAAGAAGTTCTAGAATATGGGCAAAATGCAATAGGTACTGGAGCTTATTTACAACGTTATAATGCTAGTAAAAAACAAGATAAATGGATTATTGGTACTAATGTTATAGATGAAAATAAAATTTATAAAGTAGCATTTTCTGATTATTTATTAAAAGGTTTAGATATTCCTATGTTGAATGAGAAAAACAATAATGTATTATCTGTTTACAAACCCAAAAATTCCGAATTAACTTTTGATATAAGAAAGGCAGTAATTAGCTATCTTAAAAAGCAGTAA
- a CDS encoding Fe(3+) ABC transporter substrate-binding protein yields MLQCKKEQKKEAVKQQEVNVYTHRHYKADQELFAQFEKETGVKVNVVNAKADELMQKMTIEGAQSPADVLITVDAGRLVRAKKKGLLQSATSDILNKTIPAHLKDADNNWFSLTKRARVIVYNPEKVKEEELSTYEALTDEKWKNRILIRSSANIYNQSLLASIIANNGEEKAAEWTKGIVANMARSPKGNDRDQVKAVVAGEGDIAIVNTYYIGKLLNSKNPEEVKVANGVKIFFPNQNTNGTHINVSGAGVAKYAPNKANAIKFIEFLVSKKSQEVFAKANYEYPVNKEVVASDLLKSWGTFKEDTLSLTKLGENNKKAVLVFDKAQWK; encoded by the coding sequence TTGCTTCAATGTAAAAAAGAACAGAAAAAAGAAGCAGTAAAACAACAAGAAGTAAACGTTTATACACATCGTCATTATAAAGCAGATCAAGAATTATTTGCTCAATTTGAAAAAGAAACAGGTGTAAAAGTAAACGTAGTAAATGCAAAAGCTGATGAGTTAATGCAAAAAATGACTATTGAAGGAGCGCAATCTCCTGCAGATGTATTAATTACTGTAGATGCAGGTCGTTTAGTTAGAGCCAAAAAGAAAGGTTTGTTACAGTCTGCTACTTCAGATATTTTAAATAAAACAATTCCTGCTCATTTAAAAGATGCCGATAATAATTGGTTTTCGTTAACAAAAAGAGCTCGTGTAATTGTTTATAATCCTGAAAAAGTAAAAGAAGAAGAATTATCTACTTACGAAGCTTTAACTGATGAAAAATGGAAAAATAGAATATTAATTCGTTCATCAGCTAATATTTATAATCAATCATTATTAGCTTCAATAATAGCGAATAACGGAGAAGAAAAAGCTGCTGAATGGACTAAAGGTATTGTTGCTAATATGGCACGTTCACCAAAAGGAAATGACCGCGACCAAGTAAAGGCAGTCGTTGCTGGTGAAGGAGATATTGCTATCGTAAATACCTATTATATTGGTAAATTATTAAATTCTAAAAACCCTGAAGAAGTAAAGGTTGCTAACGGAGTTAAAATATTTTTTCCAAATCAAAATACTAACGGAACACATATTAATGTAAGTGGAGCAGGAGTAGCAAAATATGCACCTAACAAAGCAAATGCTATTAAGTTTATTGAATTTTTAGTAAGTAAAAAATCGCAAGAAGTATTTGCTAAAGCTAATTATGAATATCCTGTGAATAAAGAAGTAGTTGCTTCGGATTTATTAAAATCATGGGGAACTTTTAAAGAAGATACTTTATCATTAACTAAATTAGGTGAGAATAATAAAAAAGCTGTTTTAGTTTTTGATAAAGCTCAATGGAAATAG
- a CDS encoding DUF4856 domain-containing protein has protein sequence MRKIILSALVLSTLVFTSCSNEKNTPEVLNSVETPVAYDFENVSFSGQVTRLKMADELKTALGKSSFAITGDVSTSDALTKLNNMFADGTGFSDKELVGKKLRVTVASGTNSILTSPQSDELRVKMDGWIKEFAEVVVPAKAVDASQGVAGNLDGKRYVNANGLEANQAVAKTMIGAIMLDQIVNKYVSKDYLAGATADNDANKPYKEGVKYTKLQHAWDEAYGYVFGLEDNTKNPVNSTDARKGFLNSYLKTVESDEDFKGIFDKVNNAFKKGRQAIVVKNYDVMQEQAVILRAELSKVIAVKTVYYLLKGKGTKDASTLHALSEAYGFAHAMKFAHVNGKQIGAMMDSTITTLEEGEFGLWSVSDEDLQSLAVKLASYYGFTADEAL, from the coding sequence ATGAGAAAAATTATTCTTTCAGCATTGGTTTTATCAACCTTAGTATTCACATCTTGTTCAAATGAAAAAAATACTCCTGAAGTTTTAAATTCAGTGGAAACACCTGTTGCTTATGATTTTGAAAATGTTAGTTTTTCAGGTCAAGTAACACGTTTAAAAATGGCAGATGAATTAAAAACAGCCTTAGGTAAAAGTAGTTTTGCTATTACAGGAGATGTTTCTACTTCAGATGCATTGACAAAATTAAACAATATGTTTGCTGATGGAACTGGTTTTTCTGATAAAGAATTAGTAGGTAAAAAATTGCGAGTAACTGTTGCTTCAGGTACTAATTCAATATTAACATCACCACAAAGTGATGAGTTACGTGTTAAAATGGATGGTTGGATTAAAGAGTTCGCAGAGGTAGTTGTTCCTGCAAAAGCAGTAGATGCTTCACAAGGAGTTGCTGGTAACTTAGATGGAAAAAGATATGTTAATGCAAATGGTTTAGAAGCTAATCAGGCAGTTGCTAAAACTATGATTGGTGCTATTATGTTAGATCAAATTGTAAATAAATATGTATCGAAAGATTATTTAGCAGGTGCAACTGCAGATAATGATGCAAATAAACCATATAAAGAAGGTGTTAAATATACTAAGTTACAACATGCTTGGGATGAAGCTTATGGTTATGTTTTTGGTTTAGAAGATAATACTAAGAATCCAGTAAATAGTACTGATGCTAGAAAAGGTTTTTTAAATTCGTATTTAAAAACTGTTGAGTCTGATGAAGACTTTAAAGGTATTTTTGATAAAGTAAATAACGCCTTTAAAAAAGGAAGACAAGCAATCGTTGTTAAAAACTACGATGTAATGCAAGAGCAAGCAGTTATTTTAAGAGCTGAATTATCTAAAGTTATAGCAGTGAAAACTGTATATTATTTACTAAAAGGAAAAGGTACAAAAGATGCTAGTACATTACATGCCTTATCTGAAGCTTATGGTTTTGCACATGCAATGAAATTTGCACATGTTAATGGAAAACAAATAGGTGCAATGATGGATAGTACTATTACTACTCTAGAAGAAGGTGAATTTGGTCTTTGGTCAGTATCTGATGAAGATTTACAATCTTTAGCTGTTAAGTTAGCTAGTTATTATGGTTTTACAGCAGATGAAGCTTTATAG
- a CDS encoding head GIN domain-containing protein, with product MKKHLITFIIVLVSISSNAQNWWGSNKIKGNSITKTRTIPSFDKVYVNGSFNVNLIDGNKGTITLKGEENILSFIETYVKKGLLIIKFKENTNINTMNNLIITVPFQSIKKASLNGSGNLNIKKTIKSDIISFDLNGSGNITAHVNTNIVKTSISGSGNINLTGSTSSFENSLVGSGSLKAYNLNTQYLKANITGSGSMKTTVNKEITGKITGSGSICYKGYPKNIKVKSIGSGDIVDKN from the coding sequence TTGAAAAAACATTTAATTACATTTATTATCGTTTTAGTATCAATTTCTAGTAATGCACAAAATTGGTGGGGTTCTAACAAAATTAAAGGTAATAGCATTACTAAAACTCGTACTATACCTTCTTTTGATAAAGTATATGTTAATGGTTCTTTTAACGTTAATTTAATTGATGGTAACAAAGGAACAATAACTCTAAAAGGAGAAGAAAATATACTTTCTTTTATAGAAACTTATGTAAAAAAAGGACTTTTAATTATTAAATTTAAAGAAAACACCAATATTAATACAATGAATAACTTAATTATTACAGTTCCTTTTCAATCAATTAAAAAAGCTTCTTTAAACGGTTCAGGTAATCTTAATATTAAAAAAACAATTAAATCAGATATTATCTCTTTTGATTTAAACGGTTCAGGTAATATTACTGCTCATGTAAATACAAATATTGTAAAAACTTCAATTAGTGGATCTGGAAACATTAATTTAACAGGTAGTACAAGTAGTTTTGAAAACTCTTTAGTTGGCTCAGGAAGCTTGAAAGCATATAATTTAAATACCCAATATTTAAAAGCAAATATTACAGGATCTGGAAGTATGAAAACTACAGTTAATAAAGAAATTACAGGTAAAATTACAGGATCTGGAAGTATTTGCTATAAAGGTTATCCTAAAAACATAAAAGTAAAATCAATTGGTTCTGGAGATATTGTTGATAAAAACTAA